atctgggttccacatatttatttaagcgAAACTTCAgaacaaaagaaacaaacaacaaaccgtgacatcAGAGGTgccacatgcactaactcaaaacaagatcccacaaaacacagtcgggaaatggctgcctaaatatgatccccaattagaggcaacgattaccagctttctctaattgggaaccataccaagcacaccaacatagaaataataaacctagaacaccccctagtcacgccctgacctactataccatggAGAACcaagggcgtgacagtacccccccaaaggtgtggactccggccgcaaaacctgaaaccaactggggagggtagggggggttattagtgtcggtggcggctccggtgcaggttgtagcccccgcccagaccccggatccagCCATGGCACTGggctggacgccgtgcctggactgggcaccggcgcaaaggaggactccggccatggagcaggactgggcgccatgcctggactgggcaccggcgcagaggagggtaccggccttggagctggattggacgctgtgcctggactgggcaccggcgtagagggaggctcctgccctggagcgggactggacgccgtgcctggactgggcaccggcgcagaggagggctccggccttggagctggattggacgctgtgcctggactgggcaccggcgcagagggaggctcctgtggaccgtcgtaggaggtttcagactgtggaccgtcgtaggaggttccggactgtttaccgtcgcaggaggttctggactgtggaccgtcgcaggaggttctggactgtggaccgtcgcaggaggttccagactgggaaccgtcgcaggaggttccggactgggaaccgtcgccgaaagcctggtgcgtggagccggcacaggtggcaccggactggtgacacgcacttcagggcgagtgcaaggagcaggcacaagatgtaccggactgggaaggcacactggaagcctagtgcgtggagccggtacagatggcaccggactggtgacacgcacttcacggcgagtgcgaggagctggcacaggatgtactgggctgtggaggggcactggagacctggtgcgtagagccggcacaaattgtaccggaacgatgacacacctcgcacggcgagtgcggggagctggcacaggacgcaccggactgggaacacgcacttcaaggcgagtgcgaggaggagacacaggacgtcccggactggggacacgcacttcagggcgagtacgaggaggagacacaggacgtaccggactggggaggcgcactggaggcctgatgcgtgggaccggcacaagttgcaccggactggtgacactcTCCTACTGACGCCTGCGTTGCCGCATACTCCTAGCCAACTCCATTCTCCAGTATCCCTCCTCGGACTGTTCCATcgactcccaggcgggctctggtACTCTCCTTGGGTCGACCGATCACCTCTATCTCCTCCCAGGTTGTCACTGGCTCACCCGTGTGCCCACCCCTTGTGGCCACGAACCCCGGTGTCAttgctgtcctcccttctctccttgcgtctgccgccaaggaaggtgatcctgtcctgccaggatttcctcccaagtccaggatcccttccaatccaagatctcctcccaagtccaggataccttctcctcctggacacgctgcttggtcctgttgtggtgggatcttctgtcacgatcgttgTTGAAAGCATACTCggaaccaaagcgcagcgtgatctgggttccacatatttatttaagcgAAACTTCAGAACAAAAGAATAAAAAAATCTACGAACTGTGACATCAGAGGTgccacatgcactaactcaaaacaagatcccacaaaacacagtggggaaatggctgcctaaatatgatccccaattagaggcaacgattaccagctgcctctaattgggaaccataccaagcacaccaacatagaaataataaacctagaacaccccctagtcacgccctgacctactataccatagagaaccaagggctctctatggtcagggcgtgacagtatttcagttttaaaaatgttatatatttacaaacatttcttaaaacctgtttatgctttgtcattatggggtactttgtgtagattgctgaggatttaaaaaaagtcAATTTTAGACTAAGGctgaaacataacaaaatgtggaaaaagtcaactcTAAGTCATGTGTtaaactctttccacagagggCCAAGTGGCTGTGGATTTTTgttcctcccttgtacttgattgataatTAAGGTGACTAATGGCTTATCCGCCATTAAGAACAAGAAAGCATATATTGCATTGTATATAATATGATCTATCAtaattgaaacttcttctttccACATTTGCGTGATGACCTTTCATACTTCACAATTGACTTTATACATCTTTTTAAATGAGGAATACTGTGAATGCACGTCTTTTGCTGAAGGATTTACAGTGAGTTTGTTTCTGTTCTCACTTCTCAGGCTGTCCACAACGCCTCCCTCTATGACTTTGCCTGCGTGTCATGGAACTACACGTTGAAAGACTGGAGCACCTATGGCTGCTCCAAAGTCAACCACTCAGAAGACGGCCTGCAATGTTTCTGTAATCACACCACTAACTTCGCTGTGCTGATGGTGAGTAGCTAGCTGCCTTCATCTCCCTTTTACTGATGACACTCTGACCTATGGAGGGGTTTCCAAACTTTTTTGAAACatgaccccattttgatatcgGAAAGTTCCTGTGACCCCAACCATTGTGAATTTCTTTTTGTAATTAAGAGCCAATGTTAACTTTTTTATTTGTGTCTATGGTGCTATGGAAGTCAATTGCAAAATattctaacagtatttctgattgtttTCTCAACTTACCATCACATACATTTAATGTGGGACTATGACAGTCAATGTAAATTGGTCTGACATAAAGTCTCTTATCTCAAGAGACATGATGCATGTCGTGTCAGAGGTTTTCAAAATCAGGTGGTGTGGTTCCCAGTATtcacctcatctctgctgtcacttCCAACCTGGATCGATATGCACTAAATCCAGTCTCACACAGATATGATCTGTCATGGGGTACCATGAGTTTTAATACTCAGAGGGAGACGGCAGGGTATTTATTCACTTTGGGTCAGGAACCAAAATGCTTTATCTGCAGCATTCGGTCATATGACGGCACAATCTGATTTCGATTTCACTTACCGGCATGTCAACTGAGGTAGGATCACAGTCAAACAGATTTCTCTCCAATAAGAAATATTTTCTCTGAATGCACTGATTCGGTCACTCATCTGtagaatgtttttgtattttcccTGCATGCTTGCATTCAGTTTCCCAAATATGTCATTTACATAGGCAAGGagacacattttattttcattacacagaaagtcaACGAAGTCTGGGTTTTTTTGTCCACCATTCGATCTCATGGAATCTGTTTTTCGgcaatatagccatgcagctgATCCTCTGTGCAGTTTCATGCTGAATCgtgagacagaacaatatgtccTTGTGAATAGCATCCCCGACATGTAGCGAACAAAAGTAAATGAATGAACGGGCATCTCGGCCCTCACAACTAACATCCATTTGGAAAGCTGGGGAGTTTTTGAGTGGTTCAGTCAGTTTCCTATTGATTGCTAGCTATAGCATCAATTCTTAGATTCAGTGTTATCAGAgaaaggtattgatgtgagtttctgtgcctctgcctccccaCAACTTGTTTTCAACATATCGATTGTGGCGGTAATATATCTGAAATAATCtgaattccatgtgaatctgataactagaatgtgtagactttcccaggtacagtttatgtcgtcctgtcatcagtcataatgtctcagatgacaaccgaactgacatccatactcattacgtaccaacgcatatttccaactggttctattaccgaaatatggttcctttccccccacttgtttgatgttcccagactctctatgtttaacaagggCTATTCGAGAgcccttcagtagagtcagaaagagaggggaagggagaaaggtatttatggggggtcataaaccttacccacaggccaacgtcatgacagtggttTCATACAGTAGTGGGCCTagccattcaccatgggaatAGGGTGACCACATGTCCCGGATTGTGCGGGACAGTCCTGCATTTTGGACCTTTGTCCCGCAACCAAACAATCACATCCCACATTTTATCAACAAATTCAAACACCACCACCAATTTAGAATTTTGTTTGATTTGTCCAGTATTTCAGTCAGACATTAAAACCTGTCTCTTGCAGTCACGTTGCGCTTATGAAAAAATATACTTGCAATCATAAGGATGTGGTAGCCTAAGCCATGGGGATGTCTCCAATTGTTACTGAGATCTGATATTCTGCGCAGCGCAGGATGAGACATAGGCCAATGTCATAGGCCTATCGTCAACAAATATTTCTGACTGTGACAAACTTACTGTTGAAATGtatctttttattttctttctgCAGTCGTACAGGAAGGATTTTATATACGCTGAAGCGCTAAACTGGATCACCATATTGGGATGCTCCATGTCCATCATAGGGTTGAGTTTAACAATAACATTCCAGATCGTGACCAGGTAAGATCCTACAGGGTTCCAGAACCAATTCAAAATATACAGTAACATTCCAGATAGTGACCCGGTAAGATACTACAGGGTTCCAGACCCAATTCAGAACGATCAATAGTGTAAAGAAGCACTTTGTCTGATCCAACAGGGCTTGATAGGTGAAACCATTATGAAACCCACTATTAATGAACCAACAAATCCATAGCTGCACATCTAACTTCCCTAACATATTGTTGTCTATCACCTATCCCCAGGAAATCACGCAAATCCAACCCAACGGTCCTCTTAGTGAGCGTCTGCGTGTGTCTCCTGATCTTCACCCTCCTCTTCATGTTGGGAGTGGACAACCCTCATAAACAGCTGGACAGACCTGAAATACAGAAGGACAACATTCTCCCCCCGTCCGACACACAAACAGAGCGGGACAGAGGGCCCTGTACTGTAGTGGCGGTCCTGCTGCAGTACTTCCTGTTGGGGACGTTCACCTGGAACACGCTGTATGCCACACATGTCTTCCTGGTGATCAGAAACAGCCTGGCCACCAGCCCGTCAGACTTCACAGCCTATACCGTGGCCATCGGATGgggtaggacagcatggagaaaAATAAAGTATTTAGTTGTTTCAGAAGCTATGGCTGGCATTAGCCCTGGGCTCCTTTAACCAAAACTAATGCTCAGTGATATTTTCAGGTTCAAATAAGCCTGGAATAGAACTTAAAAGCAACTTGTATAGTGATGATATGTCTTTAGAGGATGTATGTGTAGTAtattgtgtatatactgtatatactctgTATATGGCTGCATGCAAAACTACCAGGAAATAACAACATCATTCTCTGTCTTTTAGGACTGCCTGCGGTTGTGGTGGCTCTCACCTTAGGAATTAGTTACAGAGTGGATGATCCACTGGGTTACAGGCAGGAGGAATTGTGAGTcaatactactactgtactactacgctgtactgtattgtactgtactatactatgcgGTACTTGAAAGAGAGCGACCCGGCTCAACGCATTTATTGGTTTGTGAACCACTGCATGGGCAGTGTGTGGGGTACAATAGGACAGTCTGATTGGCTGAAGCCACGAGCTGGAGGTGATGGATATCTCTCACATGAACTGTACTGAATTGTACTGTACTACCAATATCAATGTGGGGCAATTGCTGTATAAAATGTTATAACTAATACTGTAAAAGCTTTTCCCTATCAATGATCTTATTGCATGCTTTTAACGATGGTAAAGACCAAttttaaaagttgtaaaaaactaAAAGAATGATCCATTGTGTTGAAAGGTTTCTTGTTTACTTATGCCACCATGTTTACTTTGTACCACATTATTCAAATCACTGCCTGTTTTGTCTGTCACATTGTCCCACTCATTCATTTGACCTCTCAGTTGCTGGCTTGCTGCCCTCGATCCAAAGGGGAACTTTGACTTCAAGCTGCCAATGTTTTGGGGGTTTCTGATCCCTGTGGCGTTCATGCTTATCTTCAACACGGTGATGTTGATATATTTTGCAGTTACAACAGGCAAGACCAACCCACATTTAACCAGGTAACATTAATGGGGACACAAAGTAGAAAGTTGGAGTCACAAAGATCAGTCTTGAATTAAATGCCTGCCAACAAGCTTGTTAAAGTGTAAATTGTCTTTCAATGAAAAGCCTATtagaaaatatttatttattattagtcATTAGAAACCAAATCACAATTGTAATGAGCACCACGCTCTAACCCACTCAGTCAATGGAAGCATACTGTTCTTCTACCACAGCATTACAGCAGTCTATTACAGCAATCTAAGTATGTTGGTTATGTTTCCCAGTACAAGACACACATCGATGAAGAAGAAGTTCCTCAGTAGCTTCTCTCTGGCTGTGGTGCTCGGTCTCTCCTGGATCCTGGGCTATCTGTTGCTCATTACACAGAACGAGACCATGTACACCATACTCAACATCTCCTTCTGTGTACTCACCACCACTCAGGTagtaaatgtatgcactcactgctggaagtcactctggataagagcgtctgctaaatgactaaaatgtaaactatAAATACTAGTGTACTATTGTACCACAGAATCCAGACATGATTGAAAATTAGACACCTACTAAACATAAATAAATTGAGCTggtctttatggaaacgataccTTTTGTTTGTCCTTGTGTGTTCCTGAAAATACTTGATAACGTTTTTGTTTTCGCTCCACAGGGCTTCCAGATTTTCATTCTGTTCACAGCAAGAACAGCAATTGTCAAGAAAAAGATGTCAAGTGCTTTGAAATCTATCTCTAGTTTTGGAATCCTGCATCCCACTAGGAAGTTCAGTCTATGGCGAGGAAAGCACAGTGATAAAGTAGAATCATACACACAGCAGGACACTGTGTCATTTCCACCTTGTTCCACAGACATCTAACTGATGGGCTGCAGTTTCAACctgttgtaaaatgttttgtaTACCTCCACTATTgtcatataatatacagtataatacacacCATTTTGTATCAATGTATTGTTACTGTGAATTCCCTCAGAAGTTGTTGTCCAAGGATTTTTTGGCTATGCGCATTTTTGTAAATACTGTATATCCATAatgtatgtttaaaaaaaaaaaaacataactttTTTGAATAAAACTGATTATTCTCTTTGAAACTGTTCAGTATTTTTTTGTGAGAAAAAACACTATCTCAGAAAATAGCTTTAATTTTAAGCTTTAATTTTCCCTGCGGGCCACGTTCGGTCTGTATTTGGTGGATAAAGGTGATTCCTTGAAGGAAGGAGTAGCGATTGCAGTGCCATCCGGCTCACAGAAGACGCAGGGTGGAGAGTACCTGTCAGGTGAACCGACAGCGATGACACACTTTGTATTTAACATATTATACTTCCTCGCAGTCAACATTTGCTAAAAATAGTCCTCTATCCAACGCTTTTAGAATTTTCCATGCTCCCAAGCTGTCTAGGTTTTGTTTGActtttatcaagctggacagagtgaagagactataaatgtaggtccattatcatttcaACACAGTTTAGATTTGTTTTGAGACATTTCAATGTCGTTTgagataataataaaaaaaatcagaAGATAACATAAATTATTCTGGGCCAGATTGAATGGGCTCGTGGGCCGGATTCGTCTGTGGTGTATCCAATCGATACTAGCCTAAACTAAACAAGATTACAATAAAGGATGACtggtattatacactgctcaaaaaaataaagggaacactaaaataacacatcctagatctgaatgaattaaataatcttattaaatacttttttctttacatagttgaatgtgctgacaacaaaatcacacaaaaataatcaatggaaatccaatttatcaacccatggaggcctggatttggagtcacactcaaaattaaagtggaaaaccacactacaggctgatacaactttgatgtaatgtccttaaaacaactcaaaatgaggctcagtagtgtgtgtggcctccacgtgcctgtatgacctccctacaacgcctgggcatgctcctgacgaggtggcagatggtctcctgagggatctcctcccagacctggcctaaagcatccgccaactcctggacagtctgtagtgcaacgtggtgttggtggatggagcgagacatgatgtcccagacgtgctcaattggattcaggtctggggaacgggcgggccagtccatagcatcaatgccttcctcttgcaggaactgctgaaacactccagccacatgaggtctagcattgtcttgcattaggaggaacccagggccaactgcaccagcatatggtctcacaaggggtctgaggatctcatctcggtacctaatcacagggctgtgcagcccccccaaagaaatgccaccccacaccatgactgacccaccgccaaaccggtcattctggaggatgttgcaggcagcagaacgttctccacggcgtctccagactctgtcacgtctgtcacatgctcagtgtgaacctgctttcatctgtgaagagcacagggcgccagtggcgaatttgccaatcttggtgttctctggcaaatgccaaacgtcctgcacggtgttgggctgtaagcacaacccccacctgtggacgtcgggccctcataccaccctcatggagtctgtttctgaccgtttgagcagacacatgcacatttgtggcctgctggaggtcattttgcagggctctggcagtgctcctcctgctcctccttgcacaatggcggaggtagcggtcctgctgctgggttgttgccctcctacggcctcctccacgtctcctgatgtactggcctgtctcctggtagcgcctccatgctctgcacactacgctgacagacacagcaaacctttctgccacagctcgcattgatgtgccatcctggatgagctgcactacctgagccacttgtgtgggttgtagactccgtctcatgctaccacaagagtgagagcaccgccagcattcagaagtgaccaaaacatcagccaggaagcataggaactgagaagtggtctgtggttaccacctgcagaaccactcctttattgggggtgtcttgctaatttcctataatttccacctgttgtctattccatttgcacaacagcatgtgaaatttattgtcaatcagtgttgcttcctaagtggacagtttgatttcacagaagtgtgattgacttggagttacattgtgttgtttaagtgttccctttatttttttgagcagtatattatggaGAGTTGATGTTGATGGTAATGTGGCTGTGATCTCAAGGGGTGATGTTGTCACCAGGAATTATGATGCTCAAACTGTACTGTGTATCTGTGTTGTGCTGCTCAAACAAAGTCTGATGTACAGTTCatactaattcttatttacatatgATTTGTTTTTTCTCTACCTCAACAGGCAATGATATTGTCACTATATATGACAGTTAGTATATCTCCTTACTGGTACCCAGTAGTGTAGCACATTCACACCATTAGTAAGTCTCAAATAATTGAAGTATGCATGACACTGTGCATTTATTCCTTCTATCACTATtttgtattcatggatgccaagggatgCCAGGCTTCCCCCCCAAATAAAAACAattatctcacaggagaaagcatcctagcgagcaaaacagcgccctctgtctctctacgcgTAGGCCATCTATCTCATTAtgtctggtccaaacgagtaCGACGTTGTTGATGCCCGTAGCATTGAAGGCAAGTGAATCCAGCGTGCatctggcctcccttgataaaaaaaagtataaaacaaTTAGCGTTGAGCTAAGCGAACTCAACTGTGACTGGTCCTGGCTCACCCCAAAAAAGTGTCAAGCAAAACCAGCTCGGATTTTGGCGTCACTCCTATCAAGTCCCATACGTCATTCACGGAACAAATTGAACTGTTGCATCTCGTTGTCCTcccgtggctagctagctaaaattgtccctttcctaaattagccatggatggagatagggatttggccttgtgcttttatttaattctccgtactagccaatgattataatggcgattctgatccaaccattaatacaTACATTGTTGTGCCTATAGCctgaggatggaagttcaatatgtagctagatgtagaaggctaatgttaactagctaatgttgccCACGAATggaagccaggt
The Salmo salar chromosome ssa16, Ssal_v3.1, whole genome shotgun sequence DNA segment above includes these coding regions:
- the LOC106573017 gene encoding adhesion G-protein coupled receptor G7-like, which produces LPEALAECSDDTGSPVFGRIYKLERELTLSDILGNISSSPGDLLKLAFSTQILTSQPEQLSADNITTAAQIANTLLQSANITEDIAVAAVTTISQLLNANEESTQERDAVQKYRRCVCVCVCERACVVVLTETLEMFSLDQHNNVSLVVQPNLVVQSVQVPSDSVGIQFTALTGRSGNFVAKRIHLNTNTSELIADKGGVTNVQIVIKFPPVLHSKNTNHSIGFVLYQNDRFFRSRAFTASSGTSRSVISANLGQVSGLHVEMLFKPTAVHNASLYDFACVSWNYTLKDWSTYGCSKVNHSEDGLQCFCNHTTNFAVLMSYRKDFIYAEALNWITILGCSMSIIGLSLTITFQIVTRKSRKSNPTVLLVSVCVCLLIFTLLFMLGVDNPHKQLDRPEIQKDNILPPSDTQTERDRGPCTVVAVLLQYFLLGTFTWNTLYATHVFLVIRNSLATSPSDFTAYTVAIGWGLPAVVVALTLGISYRVDDPLGYRQEEFCWLAALDPKGNFDFKLPMFWGFLIPVAFMLIFNTVMLIYFAVTTGKTNPHLTSTRHTSMKKKFLSSFSLAVVLGLSWILGYLLLITQNETMYTILNISFCVLTTTQGFQIFILFTARTAIVKKKMSSALKSISSFGILHPTRKFSLWRGKHSDKVESYTQQDTVSFPPCSTDI